A single window of Populus nigra chromosome 17, ddPopNigr1.1, whole genome shotgun sequence DNA harbors:
- the LOC133677183 gene encoding uncharacterized protein LOC133677183 isoform X2 translates to MVAMTKSSSRERLASLINSAKSASDIPSKLQTLRQLNQILQQQENANSLSEFLPRIFEFQSDQHSPVRKFATEMIGEIGLKHLEFVPEIVPVLMLVLEDLVPAVARQAITCGISLFRATLEKLAIQGLYASELDDLLKSSWSSMLEFKEKIYSIAFQLGSGGVRLLALKFVEEVILLYTPDPYGTSEPPSHEGSSVEFNISWLRGGHPVLNVGDLSIEASRKLSLLLDQLRMPTVKSISNLMIIVLVNSLATIAKKRPPCYGRILPVLLGLDPSNSVIEGMHGYGAHHALKNAFLTCLKCNHLGAAPWRDRLVGVLKEMKAGELAEEALQVLRSNGSVEEAKEDFLVAQEEKLSIKSSDGIPNNSARKRSGPEDSIDLADLAKDDDVSGKRVKSSPSVSEESSKELDHRANKKDDDNGPVQQLVAMFGALVAQGEKAVGSLEILISSISADLLAEVVMANMRYLPTGHPHAEGDDESLLNMTIVGSDTRAKYPSSFLTNVLSLSSSFPPIAAQLNAGHSVSKDILTTDEEELQMTTDEEELQTTKDEEELHVAAADVADVYTGKALGAEDELMPAGLPASSNVDLSAMQMDETMGASSLVSTDIEDASQEQGTSLGTRSNQEVLPSISNDRSEELSPKAAATDSNSLISSTATSVRLHQPLVLPKMSAPVVNLVDEQKDQLHNLAFIRIIEAYKQIAVAGSSQFRLSLLASLGVEFPSELDPWELLKKHILSDYVVHEGHELTLHVLYRLFGEVEEEHDFLSSTTAASVYEMFLLTVAETLRDSFPPSDKSLSRLLGEAPYLPDSIFSLLESLCSPGNIDKAEELQSGDRVTQGLSTVWSLILLRPPIRESCLKIALQSAVHHLEEVRMKALRLVANKLYPLSSIAQQIEDFAKEKLLSVVNSDATESMDAEGSFSESQKDSILEKPSNEHQSMSAISKDISSETHQSCTSESVSSLSISEAQRCLSLYFALCTKKHSLFRQIFIVYKSASKAVKQAVNQHIPILVRTMGSSSDLLEIISDPPIGSENLLMQVLQTLTEGAVPSPELLFTIRKLYDSKIKDAEILIPILPFLPRDEILLIFPHLVNLPLDKFQIALARTLQGSSHSGTMLSPAEVLIAIHGIDPDRDGIPLKKVTDACNACFEQRQIFTQQVLAKVLNQLVEQIPLPLLFMRTVLQAIGAFPALVEFIMEILSRLVSKQIWKYPKLWVGFLKCALLTKPQSFNVLLQLPPPQLENALNRTAALKAPLVAYASQPNIKSSLPRSVLVVLGIAPDPQTSSQAQTSLAQTGDTNSSNKDVTVENSKTGETSNSVKEVLTEKSKESSVAS, encoded by the exons ATGGTAGCCATGACGAAATCGAGTTCAAGAGAAAGACTAGCGAGTCTCATCAACTCAGCCAAGTCTGCCTCTGACATACCGTCAAAGCTCCAAACTTTGCGTCAATTAAACCAAATTTTGCAACAACAAGAAAACGCTAACTCACTCTCTGAGTTCCTTCCTCGAATTTTCGAGTTTCAGTCTGATCAGCACTCTCCTGTTCGCAAATTTGCCACTGA GATGATTGGAGAGATTGGATTGAAGCATTTAGAATTTGTGCCCGAAATTGTTCCGGTTTTAATGTTAGTTTTGGAAGATCTTGTACCGGCTGTTGCTAGACAAGCTATTACTTGTGGGATCAGTTTGTTTCGGGCTACTCTCGAAAAACTTGCAATtcag GGTCTTTATGCTAGCGAGCTGGATGATTTGCTTAAGTCTTCGTGGTCATCGATGTTAGAGTTCAAGGAAAAAATTTACTCCATAGCTTTTCAG CTGGGAAGTGGTGGTGTAAGATTGCTGGCACTAAAGTTTGTTGAAGAAGTCATTCTTCTTTACACTCCTGATCCTTATGGCACTTCAGAGCCCCCTTCTCATGAAG GATCAAGTGTGGAATTTAACATATCATGGCTCCGTGGGGGCCACCCTGTACTAAATGTTGGAGATTTGTCAATTGAGGCCAGCAGAAAATTGAGTTTATTGCTCGATCAGCTTAGGATGCCAACAGTGAAATCTATCAGTAACTTAATGATCATTGTGCTTGTTAATAG CCTTGCCACGATTGCAAAGAAAAGGCCTCCATGCTATGGACGCATTCTGCCAGTTTTACTTGGTTTGGATCCCTCAAACTCTGTTATTGAAGGGATGCATGGTTATGGGGCACATCATGCTTTAAAAAATGCCTTCCTCACCTGCTTGAAGTGCAATCACCTGGGTGCTGCACCG TGGCGGGATCGTTTAGTTGGTGTTCTAAAAGAGATGAAAGCAGGAGAGTTGGCAGAGGAAGCGCTACAAGTTTTAAGGAGCAATGGAAGTGTAGAGGAGGCAAAGGAAGATTTTCTAGTTGCACAG GAAGAAAAACTCTCAATTAAGTCATCTGATGGCATTCCAAATAATTCAGCAAGGAAACGATCTGGACCAGAAGACAGTATTGATTTGGCTGATTTGGCTAAAGATGATGATGTGTCTGGAAAACGTGTCAAATCATCCCCCAGTGTCTCGGAGGAATCATCTAAAGAGTTGGATCATAGAGCTAAcaaaaaagatgatgataatGGACCTGTGCAGCAACTTGTTGCTATGTTTGGAGCCTTGGTTGCTCAAGGTGAAAAAGCTGTTGGTTCTTTGGAGATTCTTATTTCAAGCATCTCTGCTGACTTGTTAGCTGAAGTAGTGATGGCTAACATGCGCTACCTTCCTACCGGTCATCCCCATGCGGAAGGAGATGATGAGTCACTATTGAACATGACTATTGTTGGCAGTGACACTAGAGCCAAGTATCCATCATCTTTTCTGACTAATGTTCTTTCACTTTCTAGTTCCTTCCCACCTATAGCTGCACAACTGAATGCTGGTCATTCAGTATCCAAAGACATACTG ACAACAGACGAAGAAGAACTGCAGATGACAACAGACGAGGAAGAACTGCAGACAACAAAAGACGAGGAAGAACTCCATGTTGCAGCAGCTGATGTCGCTGATGTATATACTGGAAAAGCTCTTGGTGCTGAAGATGAACTGATGCCTGCAGGTTTACCTGCTTCTTCAAATGTCGATTTATCTGCGATGCAGATGGATG AGACCATGGGTGCTTCTTCACTGGTCTCTACTGATATTGAAGATGCCAGTCAAGAGCAAGGTACAAGTCTGGGTACAAGGTCAAACCAGGAAGTGCTTCCATCAATATCAAATGACAGGTCAGAGGAGCTAAGTCCAAAAGCAGCTGCTACGGATTCCAACAGCCTGATCTCCTCAACTGCAACATCTGTGCGTTTACACCAGCCTCTTGTTCTGCCTAAGATGTCTGCACCTGTTGTCAATCTTGTTGACGAACAGAAGGATCAGCTGCATAATTTGGCTTTCATACGCATCATTGAGGCATACAAGCAAATAGCAGTTGCTGGAAGTTCACAATTTCGTCTTTCCTTGCTTGCTTCTTTAGGAGTTGAG TTTCCTTCAGAGTTAGACCCTTGGGAACTCCTTAAAAAGCACATATTGTCAGATTATGTGGTTCATGAG GGACACGAGTTGACATTGCATGTCCTCTACAGGTTATTTGGTGAGGTAGAAGAGGAACATGACTTCCTTTCTTCTACAACCGCTGCTTCTGTGTATGAAATGTTCCTTCTGACTGTG GCTGAAACGCTTAGAGATTCTTTTCCTCCTTCAGACAAATCTTTAAGTAGACTGCTTGGTGAAGCTCCTTATCTTCCAGATTCAATTTTCAGTCTATTAGAGTCCTTGTGTTCTCCTGGAAACATCGATAAAGCTGAGGAGTTGCAAAGTGGAGATCGAGTTACTCAAGGTCTCAGCACTGTATGGAGCCTGATTTTGCTGAGGCCTCCTATTCGAGAATCCTGCTTAAAAATTGCTCTGCAG AGTGCAGTTCATCATTTGGAAGAAGTGCGTATGAAGGCACTTCGTCTG GTGGCAAATAAGCTTTATCCTCTCTCATCCATCGCTCAACAGATAGAAGATTTCGCAAAGGAAAAGCTGCTTTCTGTGGTAAATAGTGATGCTACAGAAAGCATGGATGCTGAAGGGTCATTCTCTGAATCACAGAAG GATTCGATTTTGGAAAAACCATCAAATGAGCATCAATCTATGAGTGCCATCAGTAAAGATATCTCCTCTGAGACTCATCAGTCATGCACATCTGAAAGTGTATCATCACTCTCAATCTCAGAGGCCCAGCGGTGCTTGTCACTGTATTTTGCCCTGTGCACAAag AAGCACTCCCTTTTTCgccaaatttttattgtttataaaagTGCATCAAAGGCAGTTAAACAG GCAGTTAATCAGCACATTCCTATACTAGTCCGTACTATGGGTTCGTCATCTGATCTTCTTGAAATAATTTCAGATCCTCCTATTGGAAGCGAGAATCTTCTGATGCAG GTTTTACAAACACTGACAGAAGGGGCAGTTCCTTCACCTGAATTGTTATTCACCATTAGGAAGTTgtatgattcaaaaataaag GATGCAGAGATCCTAATTCCAATATTACCATTCCTACCCAGAGATGAG ATTTTGCTGATCTTTCCCCATTTAGTGAATCTTCCTCTGGATAAGTTCCAAATTGCACTTGCTCGTACACTAcag GGATCATCTCATTCTGGTACGATGCTCTCTCCAGCTGAAGTATTAATTGCCATCCATGGTATTGATCCTGACAGGGACGGAATCCCCTTGAAGAAG GTTACAGATGCTTGCAATGCTTGTTTTGAGCAACGACAGATATTCACTCAGCAAGTTCTTGCGAAGGTCTTAAATCAGTTG GTTGAGCAAATTCCTCTTCCTTTATTATTCATGCGCACGGTACTACAGGCTATAGGTGCTTTTCCAGCATTG GTGGAGTTTATTATGGAGATCCTTTCTCGTCTCGTAAGCAAGCAG ATATGGAAGTACCCGAAGTTGTGGGTTGGCTTCCTGAAGTGTGCACTATTGACGAAGCCTCAGTCCTTCAATGTGTTACTTCAG
- the LOC133677471 gene encoding probable pyridoxal 5'-phosphate synthase subunit PDX1, with amino-acid sequence MAGTGVVAVYGNGAITETKKSPFSVKVGLAQMLRGGVIMDVVTPEQARIAEEAGACAVMALERVPADIRAQGGVARMSDPQLIKEIKQAVTIPVMAKARIGHFVEAQILEAIGIDYIDESEVLTPADEENHINKHNFRIPFVCGCRNLGEALRRIREGAAMIRTKGEAGTGNVIEAVRHVRSVMGDIRVLRNMDDDEVFTFAKKIAAPYDLVMQTKQLGRLPVVQFAAGGVATPADAALMMQLGCDGVFVGSGVFKSGDPVKRGRAIVQAVTHYSDPQVLAEVSCGLGEAMVGLNLNDKKIERFASRSD; translated from the coding sequence ATGGCAGGAACCGGAGTTGTGGCAGTCTATGGCAACGGAGCAATAACAGAAACCAAAAAATCCCCATTCTCCGTGAAGGTAGGCCTAGCCCAAATGCTAAGAGGCGGGGTCATAATGGACGTTGTCACCCCTGAACAAGCCCGGATTGCCGAAGAAGCCGGCGCCTGTGCTGTCATGGCACTAGAACGAGTCCCCGCTGACATCCGTGCACAAGGCGGTGTGGCACGCATGAGCGACCCACAGCTcatcaaagaaataaaacagGCAGTGACAATCCCTGTCATGGCGAAAGCCCGAATCGGGCATTTCGTCGAGGCCCAAATTCTTGAAGCCATTGGCATCGACTATATCGACGAATCCGAGGTTCTTACACCAGCTGATGAAGAAAATCACATTAACAAGCATAATTTCCGCATCCCTTTTGTTTGCGGATGCCGAAATTTGGGTGAGGCCTTGAGGAGGATAAGGGAAGGTGCAGCAATGATAAGGACTAAAGGAGAGGCGGGCACGGGGAATGTCATTGAAGCTGTTAGGCATGTGAGGTCTGTGATGGGGGATATAAGGGTGTTGAGAAACATGGATGATGATGAGGTGTTTACCTTTGCCAAGAAAATTGCTGCTCCTTATGATTTGGTTATGCAGACAAAGCAACTTGGGAGGTTGCCTGTTGTGCAATTTGCAGCAGGGGGGGTGGCTACCCCTGCTGATGCAGCGTTGATGATGCAGTTGGGATGTGATGGTGTGTTTGTTGGGTCTGGGGTTTTTAAGAGTGGGGACCCTGTTAAGAGGGGGAGAGCTATTGTGCAGGCTGTAACGCATTACAGTGACCCTCAGGTGCTGGCGGAGGTGAGTTGTGGGCTTGGTGAGGCTATGGTTGGGCTTAATTTGAATGATAAGAAGATCGAGAGGTTTGCTAGTCGGTCGGATTAG
- the LOC133677700 gene encoding E3 ubiquitin-protein ligase APD2-like produces MAQPDQISVSSRDHSAAAASSSSNHTSFPVREEYDHDHDQLLRQLEFRQPEIEQQQQQREYIEISNRGNYFGFNDVASVRDDTWSCVVVVLTFWFFVSMTMILGVFGAMSLTLGPKCSVLLQPTPIFVQSIKVEQLYDTNPGLILYGLYTSPPLDVVETWNRTLNFSVSPDSHKDFMYFLNEGSQINISYRVNSPISSVFLIIAQGSESLSQWLENPTRPNTTLSWNVIQGSGFVQQSIFTSASYYVAVGNLNSEEVEVQLTLRVRSFMYNTTEAYYKCTFSDRKCSLSILFPNGNAVVLNSLGPEEGSYSEEWNVKVSYGPRWATYVLGIVGMTVIMMAAFNYLNKFQCVHEDGTRLQFGEVEPGRAPLLSRKDDDLASWGSSYDSASNDEEGLEDFLAASSLEGKSRDGENGNNTRRLCAICFDAPRDCFFLPCGHCVACFACGTRIAEADGTCPICRRNMRKVRKIFTV; encoded by the exons ATGGCACAGCCGGATCAAATTTCTGTTTCTTCTAGGGATCATTCCGCTGCTGCtgcatcatcatcttcaaatcacacttctttTCCAGTCCGCGAAGAAtatgatcatgatcatgatcaaCTGTTACGTCAACTCGAATTTAGACAGCCAGAGatagagcagcagcagcagcagcgggAATACATTGAAATTTCTAACCGAGGGAATTATTTCGGGTTTAATGATGTAGCTTCTGTTAGAGATGACACGTGGTCTTGTGTCGTCGTGGTTCTTACGTTCTGGTTCTTCG TGTCGATGACTATGATTTTGGGGGTATTTGGTGCTATGAGTCTAACCCTAGGACCGAAATGCTCGGTTCTTTTACAACCTACTCCCATATTTGTGCAGTCTATAAAG GTGGAACAGTTGTATGATACTAATCCGGGGCTGATACTATATGGGTTATATACATCTCCTCCGCTTGATGTTGTTGAGACTTGGAATAGAACTCTTAATTTCTCTGTTTCGCCCGATTCTCACAAG GACTTCATGTATTTTCTGAATGAGGggtctcaaataaatatttcatacaGGGTGAACTCCCCGATCTCCTCCGTTTTCCTTATAATTGCACAAG GGAGTGAAAGCCTTTCTCAATGGCTTGAGAATCCAACTCGTCCAAACACCACTTTATCATGGAATGTCATTCAAG GAAGTGGTTTTGTCCAGCAGAGTATATTCACATCTGCAAGCTACTATGTTGCAGTGGGTAACTTGAACTCAGAGGAAGTTGAG GTCCAATTAACCCTGAGAGTAAGATCTTTCATGTACAATACCACTGAAGCTTACTACAAGTGTACTTTTAGTGATAGGAAGTGTAGTTTGAGCATTTTGTTTCCCAATGGAAATGCTGTTGTCTTAAACTCTCTTGGTCCAGAAGAG GGTTCATACAGTGAAGAGTGGAATGTCAAAGTCTCCTATGGGCCAAGATGGGCCACATATGTTCTTGGCATAG TTGGAATGACTGTTATCATGATGGCGGCTTTCAACTACTTGAACAAGTTTCAATGTGTTCATGAAGATGGAACTAGACTTCAGTTTGGAGAGGTGGAACCTGGGAGAGCTCCCTTGCTTTCACGTAAAGATGATGACCTTGCAAGTTGGGGCTCATCTTATGATTCTGCCTCAAATGATGAAGAGGGTCTTGAAGATTTTCTTGCAGCAAGTTCACTTGAAGGGAAATCAAGAGATGGTGAAAATGGCAATAATACCCGCCGTCTTTGTGCAATCTGCTTTGATGCTCCTAGGGACTGTTTCTTCCTCCCATGCGGACACTGTGTTGCCTGTTTTGCATGTGGAACTAG GATAGCAGAAGCTGATGGTACTTGCCCTATATGTCGTCGGAATATGAGGAAGGTGAGGAAGATTTTTACAGTTTAA
- the LOC133677183 gene encoding uncharacterized protein LOC133677183 isoform X1: MVAMTKSSSRERLASLINSAKSASDIPSKLQTLRQLNQILQQQENANSLSEFLPRIFEFQSDQHSPVRKFATEMIGEIGLKHLEFVPEIVPVLMLVLEDLVPAVARQAITCGISLFRATLEKLAIQGLYASELDDLLKSSWSSMLEFKEKIYSIAFQLGSGGVRLLALKFVEEVILLYTPDPYGTSEPPSHEGSSVEFNISWLRGGHPVLNVGDLSIEASRKLSLLLDQLRMPTVKSISNLMIIVLVNSLATIAKKRPPCYGRILPVLLGLDPSNSVIEGMHGYGAHHALKNAFLTCLKCNHLGAAPWRDRLVGVLKEMKAGELAEEALQVLRSNGSVEEAKEDFLVAQEEKLSIKSSDGIPNNSARKRSGPEDSIDLADLAKDDDVSGKRVKSSPSVSEESSKELDHRANKKDDDNGPVQQLVAMFGALVAQGEKAVGSLEILISSISADLLAEVVMANMRYLPTGHPHAEGDDESLLNMTIVGSDTRAKYPSSFLTNVLSLSSSFPPIAAQLNAGHSVSKDILTTDEEELQMTTDEEELQTTKDEEELHVAAADVADVYTGKALGAEDELMPAGLPASSNVDLSAMQMDGLAISSNIHDFENLDSEIPGLDSSARNDVFSETMGASSLVSTDIEDASQEQGTSLGTRSNQEVLPSISNDRSEELSPKAAATDSNSLISSTATSVRLHQPLVLPKMSAPVVNLVDEQKDQLHNLAFIRIIEAYKQIAVAGSSQFRLSLLASLGVEFPSELDPWELLKKHILSDYVVHEGHELTLHVLYRLFGEVEEEHDFLSSTTAASVYEMFLLTVAETLRDSFPPSDKSLSRLLGEAPYLPDSIFSLLESLCSPGNIDKAEELQSGDRVTQGLSTVWSLILLRPPIRESCLKIALQSAVHHLEEVRMKALRLVANKLYPLSSIAQQIEDFAKEKLLSVVNSDATESMDAEGSFSESQKDSILEKPSNEHQSMSAISKDISSETHQSCTSESVSSLSISEAQRCLSLYFALCTKKHSLFRQIFIVYKSASKAVKQAVNQHIPILVRTMGSSSDLLEIISDPPIGSENLLMQVLQTLTEGAVPSPELLFTIRKLYDSKIKDAEILIPILPFLPRDEILLIFPHLVNLPLDKFQIALARTLQGSSHSGTMLSPAEVLIAIHGIDPDRDGIPLKKVTDACNACFEQRQIFTQQVLAKVLNQLVEQIPLPLLFMRTVLQAIGAFPALVEFIMEILSRLVSKQIWKYPKLWVGFLKCALLTKPQSFNVLLQLPPPQLENALNRTAALKAPLVAYASQPNIKSSLPRSVLVVLGIAPDPQTSSQAQTSLAQTGDTNSSNKDVTVENSKTGETSNSVKEVLTEKSKESSVAS; encoded by the exons ATGGTAGCCATGACGAAATCGAGTTCAAGAGAAAGACTAGCGAGTCTCATCAACTCAGCCAAGTCTGCCTCTGACATACCGTCAAAGCTCCAAACTTTGCGTCAATTAAACCAAATTTTGCAACAACAAGAAAACGCTAACTCACTCTCTGAGTTCCTTCCTCGAATTTTCGAGTTTCAGTCTGATCAGCACTCTCCTGTTCGCAAATTTGCCACTGA GATGATTGGAGAGATTGGATTGAAGCATTTAGAATTTGTGCCCGAAATTGTTCCGGTTTTAATGTTAGTTTTGGAAGATCTTGTACCGGCTGTTGCTAGACAAGCTATTACTTGTGGGATCAGTTTGTTTCGGGCTACTCTCGAAAAACTTGCAATtcag GGTCTTTATGCTAGCGAGCTGGATGATTTGCTTAAGTCTTCGTGGTCATCGATGTTAGAGTTCAAGGAAAAAATTTACTCCATAGCTTTTCAG CTGGGAAGTGGTGGTGTAAGATTGCTGGCACTAAAGTTTGTTGAAGAAGTCATTCTTCTTTACACTCCTGATCCTTATGGCACTTCAGAGCCCCCTTCTCATGAAG GATCAAGTGTGGAATTTAACATATCATGGCTCCGTGGGGGCCACCCTGTACTAAATGTTGGAGATTTGTCAATTGAGGCCAGCAGAAAATTGAGTTTATTGCTCGATCAGCTTAGGATGCCAACAGTGAAATCTATCAGTAACTTAATGATCATTGTGCTTGTTAATAG CCTTGCCACGATTGCAAAGAAAAGGCCTCCATGCTATGGACGCATTCTGCCAGTTTTACTTGGTTTGGATCCCTCAAACTCTGTTATTGAAGGGATGCATGGTTATGGGGCACATCATGCTTTAAAAAATGCCTTCCTCACCTGCTTGAAGTGCAATCACCTGGGTGCTGCACCG TGGCGGGATCGTTTAGTTGGTGTTCTAAAAGAGATGAAAGCAGGAGAGTTGGCAGAGGAAGCGCTACAAGTTTTAAGGAGCAATGGAAGTGTAGAGGAGGCAAAGGAAGATTTTCTAGTTGCACAG GAAGAAAAACTCTCAATTAAGTCATCTGATGGCATTCCAAATAATTCAGCAAGGAAACGATCTGGACCAGAAGACAGTATTGATTTGGCTGATTTGGCTAAAGATGATGATGTGTCTGGAAAACGTGTCAAATCATCCCCCAGTGTCTCGGAGGAATCATCTAAAGAGTTGGATCATAGAGCTAAcaaaaaagatgatgataatGGACCTGTGCAGCAACTTGTTGCTATGTTTGGAGCCTTGGTTGCTCAAGGTGAAAAAGCTGTTGGTTCTTTGGAGATTCTTATTTCAAGCATCTCTGCTGACTTGTTAGCTGAAGTAGTGATGGCTAACATGCGCTACCTTCCTACCGGTCATCCCCATGCGGAAGGAGATGATGAGTCACTATTGAACATGACTATTGTTGGCAGTGACACTAGAGCCAAGTATCCATCATCTTTTCTGACTAATGTTCTTTCACTTTCTAGTTCCTTCCCACCTATAGCTGCACAACTGAATGCTGGTCATTCAGTATCCAAAGACATACTG ACAACAGACGAAGAAGAACTGCAGATGACAACAGACGAGGAAGAACTGCAGACAACAAAAGACGAGGAAGAACTCCATGTTGCAGCAGCTGATGTCGCTGATGTATATACTGGAAAAGCTCTTGGTGCTGAAGATGAACTGATGCCTGCAGGTTTACCTGCTTCTTCAAATGTCGATTTATCTGCGATGCAGATGGATGGTTTGGCTATTTCATCCAATATCCATGATTTTGAGAATTTAGATAGTGAAATACCTGGTCTAGATTCTTCTGCTCGTAATGATGTATTTTCAGAGACCATGGGTGCTTCTTCACTGGTCTCTACTGATATTGAAGATGCCAGTCAAGAGCAAGGTACAAGTCTGGGTACAAGGTCAAACCAGGAAGTGCTTCCATCAATATCAAATGACAGGTCAGAGGAGCTAAGTCCAAAAGCAGCTGCTACGGATTCCAACAGCCTGATCTCCTCAACTGCAACATCTGTGCGTTTACACCAGCCTCTTGTTCTGCCTAAGATGTCTGCACCTGTTGTCAATCTTGTTGACGAACAGAAGGATCAGCTGCATAATTTGGCTTTCATACGCATCATTGAGGCATACAAGCAAATAGCAGTTGCTGGAAGTTCACAATTTCGTCTTTCCTTGCTTGCTTCTTTAGGAGTTGAG TTTCCTTCAGAGTTAGACCCTTGGGAACTCCTTAAAAAGCACATATTGTCAGATTATGTGGTTCATGAG GGACACGAGTTGACATTGCATGTCCTCTACAGGTTATTTGGTGAGGTAGAAGAGGAACATGACTTCCTTTCTTCTACAACCGCTGCTTCTGTGTATGAAATGTTCCTTCTGACTGTG GCTGAAACGCTTAGAGATTCTTTTCCTCCTTCAGACAAATCTTTAAGTAGACTGCTTGGTGAAGCTCCTTATCTTCCAGATTCAATTTTCAGTCTATTAGAGTCCTTGTGTTCTCCTGGAAACATCGATAAAGCTGAGGAGTTGCAAAGTGGAGATCGAGTTACTCAAGGTCTCAGCACTGTATGGAGCCTGATTTTGCTGAGGCCTCCTATTCGAGAATCCTGCTTAAAAATTGCTCTGCAG AGTGCAGTTCATCATTTGGAAGAAGTGCGTATGAAGGCACTTCGTCTG GTGGCAAATAAGCTTTATCCTCTCTCATCCATCGCTCAACAGATAGAAGATTTCGCAAAGGAAAAGCTGCTTTCTGTGGTAAATAGTGATGCTACAGAAAGCATGGATGCTGAAGGGTCATTCTCTGAATCACAGAAG GATTCGATTTTGGAAAAACCATCAAATGAGCATCAATCTATGAGTGCCATCAGTAAAGATATCTCCTCTGAGACTCATCAGTCATGCACATCTGAAAGTGTATCATCACTCTCAATCTCAGAGGCCCAGCGGTGCTTGTCACTGTATTTTGCCCTGTGCACAAag AAGCACTCCCTTTTTCgccaaatttttattgtttataaaagTGCATCAAAGGCAGTTAAACAG GCAGTTAATCAGCACATTCCTATACTAGTCCGTACTATGGGTTCGTCATCTGATCTTCTTGAAATAATTTCAGATCCTCCTATTGGAAGCGAGAATCTTCTGATGCAG GTTTTACAAACACTGACAGAAGGGGCAGTTCCTTCACCTGAATTGTTATTCACCATTAGGAAGTTgtatgattcaaaaataaag GATGCAGAGATCCTAATTCCAATATTACCATTCCTACCCAGAGATGAG ATTTTGCTGATCTTTCCCCATTTAGTGAATCTTCCTCTGGATAAGTTCCAAATTGCACTTGCTCGTACACTAcag GGATCATCTCATTCTGGTACGATGCTCTCTCCAGCTGAAGTATTAATTGCCATCCATGGTATTGATCCTGACAGGGACGGAATCCCCTTGAAGAAG GTTACAGATGCTTGCAATGCTTGTTTTGAGCAACGACAGATATTCACTCAGCAAGTTCTTGCGAAGGTCTTAAATCAGTTG GTTGAGCAAATTCCTCTTCCTTTATTATTCATGCGCACGGTACTACAGGCTATAGGTGCTTTTCCAGCATTG GTGGAGTTTATTATGGAGATCCTTTCTCGTCTCGTAAGCAAGCAG ATATGGAAGTACCCGAAGTTGTGGGTTGGCTTCCTGAAGTGTGCACTATTGACGAAGCCTCAGTCCTTCAATGTGTTACTTCAG